In Deltaproteobacteria bacterium, one genomic interval encodes:
- a CDS encoding VWA domain-containing protein produces MKTTSIHPFPRALRLALLMLTLVPALSQASTPRSVVHDELKVFTDPGKLPMFETKVRGETVKLPLQHTHVDVEITAGIARVEVTQTYKNLYKRPIEALYTFPLPMNSAVNRMQMVIGDRTIEAQIKERKEARAIYEKAKAQGHTASLLEQERPNIFSQSVANIAPETDIDIVVSYVQSLTYANHQWEFVFPMVVGPRFIPPGHQDGPGTQSYQRLRPLILGQGERPGHDISMNLAVFSGSEIQNFVVPTHDVTGKSHTDGSLRLTLSKHDRIPNRDFIFKYQTASALPEVSVLTHREENDGYFGLTLVPPLPLKTAPTPNSREFIFVVDVSGSMNGVPLNMCKDAMREALSQIRADDTFNVLTFAGQTKKAFATPRRASEHNIQEAIATIDRLRAGGGTMMANAIREALNPDTETERERYVFFMTDGYVGNEKQIFSRTQNFITTLEERGQKARVFGFGVGSSVNRHLLNGLSEAGQGITFYASTRQDPAQGVREFFRTLEQPFLSNISLEFEGLAIADMEPQVIPDLLAGRPLEILGRFEKPGQGKLHIHGILRGREHTISLPVILPGTSFRHGALKTRWARARLHSLSRQAWTSSSDKLKQEITELGLAHNLVTAYTSFVAVDSSAQMDGADSLTIEQPTHLAEGLNPHTAGNRRRSAPMPRMFHQKGTKVIQNNLMGSAATGSRGAPVPEAEVSKLALDGQVKLARPSKVLSPMTPRYPPLKYFVQTRGGLKRHVIIKSLKKSLKEAPRCVLSSLEKGPKAGQGLEITVNRHGRVVSVTIVAPGKSQKSDHCIRSFFEGIRFPPSSSGRSTQVLLRIKSPLKL; encoded by the coding sequence ATGCTCACCCTGGTGCCCGCGCTCTCCCAAGCCAGCACACCGCGAAGCGTGGTCCATGATGAACTGAAAGTTTTTACAGACCCGGGTAAGCTGCCCATGTTTGAAACCAAGGTTCGCGGCGAGACCGTCAAGCTGCCCCTTCAACACACCCATGTTGATGTGGAAATCACTGCCGGTATCGCTCGGGTTGAGGTCACCCAAACTTATAAAAATCTCTACAAGCGCCCCATCGAGGCGCTCTATACATTTCCCTTACCGATGAACAGTGCGGTGAACCGCATGCAAATGGTCATTGGTGACCGTACCATTGAGGCTCAAATCAAAGAGCGTAAAGAGGCTCGCGCCATTTACGAAAAGGCTAAAGCTCAGGGGCATACCGCAAGCTTGCTTGAACAAGAACGACCGAATATTTTTTCTCAATCGGTTGCCAATATCGCCCCGGAAACCGACATCGATATCGTGGTGTCCTACGTGCAATCGCTCACATACGCCAATCACCAATGGGAATTCGTCTTTCCTATGGTAGTCGGTCCGAGATTTATCCCGCCTGGGCATCAAGACGGCCCAGGGACTCAATCTTACCAAAGGTTGCGCCCGTTGATTCTCGGCCAAGGTGAGCGTCCTGGTCACGATATATCCATGAACCTTGCGGTCTTCAGCGGCTCAGAAATACAAAATTTCGTTGTACCCACCCACGATGTCACGGGTAAGAGTCATACTGACGGCTCTTTGAGGCTGACGCTTTCTAAACACGACAGAATCCCAAATAGAGACTTTATTTTTAAGTACCAAACGGCTTCAGCTCTTCCTGAAGTTTCGGTGCTTACACATCGCGAAGAAAACGATGGCTACTTCGGACTGACACTGGTTCCACCTCTTCCCTTGAAGACAGCACCCACCCCCAATAGCCGGGAGTTTATATTCGTAGTTGACGTTTCGGGCTCTATGAACGGTGTTCCCCTGAACATGTGCAAGGATGCGATGCGAGAAGCATTGTCTCAGATTAGAGCGGACGACACTTTCAACGTGCTTACTTTTGCCGGCCAAACCAAAAAGGCATTTGCCACCCCGCGAAGAGCCTCAGAGCACAACATCCAAGAAGCCATCGCCACCATTGACCGGCTGCGCGCAGGGGGCGGCACCATGATGGCCAACGCCATCCGCGAAGCACTCAACCCCGACACGGAAACCGAGCGAGAGCGCTATGTGTTTTTTATGACGGATGGATACGTAGGCAACGAAAAACAAATTTTCAGCCGAACTCAAAACTTCATTACGACGCTTGAAGAGCGCGGCCAAAAAGCCAGAGTCTTTGGCTTTGGTGTAGGCTCAAGTGTAAATAGACACCTCTTGAATGGGCTAAGCGAAGCCGGCCAAGGAATCACCTTTTACGCCAGCACCCGCCAAGACCCTGCCCAAGGCGTTCGTGAATTTTTCCGCACACTGGAACAACCTTTTCTTTCCAACATCAGTTTAGAATTCGAGGGCCTTGCAATAGCGGATATGGAACCTCAAGTGATCCCCGATTTACTCGCGGGTCGCCCACTGGAAATCCTCGGTCGATTTGAAAAACCGGGTCAGGGTAAATTGCATATCCACGGCATCTTGCGCGGCCGCGAGCATACCATCAGCCTACCCGTCATACTCCCCGGTACCAGCTTCAGGCACGGCGCATTAAAAACCCGCTGGGCACGCGCGCGCCTTCACAGTTTAAGTCGTCAGGCCTGGACTTCGAGTTCTGACAAGCTAAAGCAAGAAATCACCGAGCTTGGACTCGCGCACAATTTGGTAACAGCCTACACAAGCTTTGTTGCGGTGGACTCCAGCGCTCAGATGGACGGCGCAGACTCCTTAACGATTGAACAACCCACACACTTGGCCGAAGGTCTTAACCCGCACACCGCCGGGAACCGCCGACGAAGTGCACCGATGCCGAGAATGTTTCACCAAAAGGGAACGAAAGTTATCCAAAACAACCTGATGGGCAGTGCGGCCACGGGTTCTCGCGGAGCGCCCGTTCCGGAGGCTGAAGTCTCCAAACTTGCTCTCGATGGCCAGGTCAAACTGGCGCGTCCGAGCAAAGTACTAAGCCCCATGACGCCGAGATATCCCCCTCTGAAGTACTTCGTGCAGACCCGGGGAGGCCTAAAACGACATGTCATCATCAAAAGCCTAAAAAAATCACTAAAAGAGGCCCCAAGATGTGTTTTGAGTTCACTCGAAAAGGGCCCAAAAGCAGGCCAAGGCCTTGAAATCACGGTAAACCGCCATGGGCGAGTGGTCTCAGTTACGATCGTAGCGCCGGGAAAGAGTCAAAAGAGCGATCATTGTATCCGGAGCTTTTTTGAAGGGATCCGCTTTCCACCGTCAAGTTCCGGCCGGTCAACCCAAGTTCTTCTCCGAATCAAAAGCCCACTGAAGCTCTAA